One region of Pseudomonas sp. ABC1 genomic DNA includes:
- the pip gene encoding prolyl aminopeptidase, giving the protein MQSLFAEIKPYARHELAVEAPHVLYVDESGMPDGLPVLFVHGGPGGGCDASSRRFFDPTLYRIVTFDQRGCGRSTPHASLENNTTAHLIADMERIREHLGIEQWVLFGGSWGSTLSLAYAQAHPERVLGLVLRGIFLCRPQEFQWFYQEGASRLFPDYWEDYLAPIPEEERGNLMQAFYQRLTGSDQIAQLHAAKAWSGWEGRTATLRPNPQLVDSFTDAHKALSMARIECHYFVNDAFLETGQLLRDMPKIAHLPGIIVHGRYDVICPLDNAWALHQAWPGSELQIIRDAGHSASEPGITDALVRATQDMAQRLLDLPLKDA; this is encoded by the coding sequence ATGCAGAGCTTGTTCGCGGAAATAAAGCCTTACGCACGGCATGAGCTGGCGGTAGAAGCGCCCCATGTCCTGTATGTCGACGAGAGCGGCATGCCCGATGGCTTGCCCGTGCTGTTCGTGCATGGCGGGCCGGGCGGCGGTTGCGATGCGTCGAGCCGGCGCTTCTTCGACCCGACCCTGTACCGCATCGTCACCTTCGACCAGCGCGGCTGCGGTCGTTCGACGCCGCACGCCAGCCTGGAGAACAACACCACCGCGCACCTGATCGCCGACATGGAGCGCATCCGCGAGCACCTTGGCATCGAGCAGTGGGTGCTGTTTGGCGGTTCCTGGGGTTCCACCCTGTCGCTGGCCTATGCCCAGGCCCATCCCGAGCGCGTCCTGGGGCTGGTACTGCGCGGTATCTTCTTGTGTCGGCCACAGGAGTTCCAGTGGTTCTACCAGGAAGGCGCCAGTCGTCTGTTCCCCGACTACTGGGAGGACTACCTGGCGCCGATCCCCGAGGAGGAGCGCGGCAACCTGATGCAGGCGTTCTACCAGCGCCTGACCGGCAGCGACCAGATCGCCCAGTTGCACGCCGCCAAGGCCTGGTCCGGCTGGGAGGGCCGCACGGCGACCCTGCGGCCCAACCCGCAACTGGTCGACAGCTTCACCGATGCCCATAAGGCGTTGTCGATGGCGCGCATCGAGTGTCACTACTTCGTCAATGATGCCTTTCTCGAAACAGGCCAGTTGCTGCGCGACATGCCGAAGATCGCCCACCTGCCGGGCATCATCGTGCATGGCCGCTATGACGTCATCTGCCCGCTGGACAACGCCTGGGCACTGCACCAGGCCTGGCCGGGCAGCGAGTTGCAGATCATCCGCGACGCCGGTCACTCCGCATCCGAGCCGGGCATCACCGATGCGCTGGTACGCGCGACCCAGGACATGGCGCAACGCCTTCTCGACCTGCCGCTGAAGGACGCCTGA
- a CDS encoding surface lipoprotein assembly modifier, whose protein sequence is MKHAYSTLRRHLVPIALALLLPCLSQADQDTHLRLNQSIEHRASQQEKALLGDEIQPPTQLSTLTIDGQTYSVGNNLDDLGSALYLSIRHQQWPLVAHFLDAYVALPGYDPMLAAYARGGLARVTGDLKQAEEHYRHLLTLQGDFLPGQLELARVLFENRKDRESYDAFQHIHARFDPSDARAMGVSRSVDSFIEALDRREAWQGSIAIGPTWSDNINLSSEARQVFEFITDEGTFRLERKLPEAISATGLDFEGTLNKRIALQGHHGLFMRSLIYGQSYKDHKPYNESTLISHVGYSYQNARSQYSLAPSFEFNTYGNAAMYGAWGVRGEWQYYLSPTRMLKLEGDYKDMKYRQEDYAHNDGGASSLYVTLWQSLPRGWTLFGGLDITDRNSEDKTNAYLQKGLRLGLAKEFESGFSAILFASYRRRSHDLYNALLEARREDDEQGYTFILNAQRLAVYGITPSLTVKYNRVDSNVDWLYSHERNSVSLKLERPF, encoded by the coding sequence ATGAAACACGCGTATTCGACTCTGCGTCGCCACCTCGTGCCCATCGCTCTGGCGCTGTTGCTGCCCTGCCTGTCGCAGGCTGACCAAGACACCCACCTGCGCCTGAACCAGAGCATCGAGCATCGCGCCAGCCAACAGGAAAAGGCCTTGCTTGGTGACGAGATCCAACCGCCCACCCAGCTGTCGACCCTGACCATCGACGGCCAGACCTACAGTGTCGGCAACAACCTGGATGATCTGGGCAGCGCCCTCTACCTGTCCATCCGGCATCAACAGTGGCCGCTGGTGGCGCACTTTCTCGACGCCTATGTCGCGCTGCCTGGCTACGACCCGATGCTGGCGGCCTATGCCCGGGGCGGGCTGGCACGCGTGACGGGCGACCTGAAACAGGCAGAAGAGCACTACCGCCACCTGCTGACCCTGCAAGGCGACTTCCTGCCAGGGCAACTGGAGCTGGCCCGCGTCCTGTTCGAAAACCGCAAGGACCGCGAATCCTACGATGCCTTCCAGCACATCCATGCACGCTTCGATCCCTCCGACGCGCGCGCCATGGGCGTCAGCCGCAGCGTCGACAGTTTCATCGAAGCGCTGGACCGGCGCGAAGCCTGGCAAGGCTCCATCGCCATCGGGCCGACCTGGAGTGACAACATCAACCTGTCGTCGGAAGCCCGCCAGGTGTTCGAATTCATCACCGACGAAGGCACCTTTCGGCTGGAACGCAAGTTACCCGAGGCCATCTCGGCCACCGGGCTGGATTTCGAAGGCACGCTGAACAAGCGCATCGCCCTGCAGGGGCACCACGGACTGTTCATGCGCTCGCTGATCTACGGCCAGTCCTACAAGGACCATAAGCCCTACAACGAAAGCACGCTCATCAGCCATGTCGGCTACAGCTACCAGAACGCTCGCAGCCAGTACTCCCTGGCGCCCTCCTTCGAGTTCAACACATACGGCAACGCCGCCATGTATGGCGCCTGGGGTGTCCGTGGCGAATGGCAGTACTACCTGTCGCCCACTCGCATGCTCAAGCTGGAGGGCGATTACAAGGACATGAAATACCGCCAGGAGGACTATGCCCACAACGACGGCGGCGCCAGCTCGCTTTACGTCACCCTCTGGCAGTCGCTGCCCAGGGGCTGGACACTGTTCGGTGGCCTGGATATCACCGACCGCAACAGCGAGGACAAGACCAACGCCTACCTGCAGAAAGGCCTGCGGCTGGGGTTGGCCAAGGAGTTCGAGTCCGGCTTCAGCGCCATTCTGTTCGCCTCCTATCGCCGCCGGAGCCATGACCTCTACAACGCCCTGCTGGAGGCACGGCGCGAGGACGACGAGCAGGGCTACACCTTTATCCTGAACGCCCAGCGCCTGGCCGTGTACGGCATCACGCCCAGCCTGACCGTCAAGTACAACAGGGTGGACAGCAACGTCGACTGGCTCTACTCCCACGAGCGCAATTCGGTCAGCCTGAAGCTGGAACGGCCGTTCTGA
- a CDS encoding TonB-dependent receptor — MSTLLPALITLVLLLAPFLTAKADPPAPTALHDFNIPAQSLDSALIQLAQQADVEIYMSTAGLRGLTGNPITGRMRLEEALRRLLSGRGIQYSLSGGPERPVIQIITPSDVSEKERLALMPLAIEADYDPALQRHEDGHNAVYDRNYSSVYIDKRQIERNKGSAPADVFKGMLNVYSGDPRNSGAIDPNIRGIQGPGRVPLTIDGTEQALTAYRGYNGANNRNYIDPNLLSSIQVIKGPSLERDVRSGVGGAVVARTLEVDDILSPDRTSGGELRVEYANNAAKANPPTLLSGQDYRTIPGFLQPGESPSAPWNDPSLRVTPRTSGQNDLLSGNDQAYRLALGTRQERFELLGAYAFREKGNHYAGKRKAGFYSHPVTDPDRPTDSYATSMALYWKPGQEVLNTSNRMESWLLKGRLILSDEQDLRLGIRDTSALYGEIMPSRLEYANNKGHVQWPLSHVQSQAYNLEYRLEPSDNPWLDLHANLWMTRTHSDTYTRGGFPNAATESDPILWDSAIANASNDRYGLTLSNRLLLLDTLDLTLGGSFQHEKMDSNDRANDATGNAFALPHAGTREEYELNYNFNWRPIAPLTIEIGGRYSSYWAFDDYLHQQQKMGNQLTKSLFVGRRVSYATRETRSLSEQEWQGKLDSAIGSVSWFWDMLGFTDEQKQTAIDEIKSSLPRSETVDVQHNQIWYHDGTGRYDRAGNPCINGSLDGLELIIDSQQQTCVVGGLVGETQVPANAHKQKGYGWVPSYSLTFELSQHSRVYFRHSQALRYPSMFESTYGFSTNIDPHIKHLKPEHTYDYEISYISDISYRLKNNKKLDIKIGYYHHKTKNMIERDTNLNLNNMDRHEIQGIELESRYDSDTLFTELGITKTIKNKSCDESFAILADPTSGSVPDCVDNGFPRGYLITQSVPKYSATWLIGKRFLENRLELGVKTTYYHKQNYNNYHKTSELASAQGNAFSNIPFQWRSTTIYDTYIDYKISESIRLELAANNLLNTYYIDPLSRSLVAAPGRSVRIGTAIEF; from the coding sequence ATGAGCACACTGCTGCCTGCACTCATTACGCTCGTCCTCCTGCTTGCCCCTTTCCTCACCGCAAAAGCCGACCCGCCCGCGCCAACCGCCCTGCATGATTTCAACATCCCGGCCCAGTCACTCGACAGCGCCTTGATACAGCTGGCCCAACAGGCCGACGTGGAAATCTACATGAGCACGGCCGGTCTTCGCGGGCTGACCGGCAACCCCATCACCGGCAGGATGAGGCTCGAAGAGGCATTGCGGCGGCTGTTGTCCGGGCGGGGTATCCAGTACTCCCTGTCGGGAGGCCCCGAGCGGCCGGTCATCCAGATCATCACGCCAAGCGATGTCTCGGAGAAGGAGCGGCTCGCCCTTATGCCACTGGCCATCGAGGCCGACTACGACCCAGCGCTGCAGCGCCATGAAGATGGGCACAACGCGGTCTATGACCGGAATTACTCCAGCGTCTATATCGACAAACGGCAGATAGAACGCAACAAGGGTTCGGCGCCGGCGGACGTGTTCAAGGGCATGCTCAATGTCTACAGCGGCGACCCACGCAACAGCGGAGCGATCGACCCGAATATCCGGGGTATCCAGGGACCGGGCCGCGTCCCCCTGACCATCGACGGCACCGAGCAGGCGCTGACTGCCTACCGCGGCTACAACGGCGCCAACAACAGAAACTACATCGACCCCAACCTGCTGAGCAGCATCCAGGTCATCAAGGGGCCGAGCCTGGAAAGGGACGTTCGCAGCGGCGTGGGCGGCGCAGTCGTCGCCCGTACGCTGGAGGTCGACGATATCCTGAGCCCCGACCGCACCAGCGGCGGCGAATTGCGCGTCGAATACGCCAATAACGCGGCAAAGGCCAATCCACCAACCCTGCTGAGCGGCCAGGACTATCGGACTATCCCTGGCTTCCTGCAACCGGGCGAATCGCCCAGCGCCCCCTGGAACGACCCCAGCCTGCGCGTCACGCCGCGGACCTCAGGCCAGAATGACCTGCTCTCCGGCAACGACCAGGCCTACCGCCTCGCCCTGGGTACCCGGCAGGAACGCTTCGAACTGCTCGGCGCCTATGCCTTCAGGGAAAAAGGCAACCACTATGCCGGCAAGCGCAAGGCCGGCTTCTACTCGCACCCGGTCACCGACCCGGACCGTCCAACGGACAGCTATGCCACCAGCATGGCCCTGTACTGGAAGCCCGGTCAGGAAGTGCTGAACACCTCCAACAGGATGGAATCCTGGCTGCTCAAGGGACGCCTGATACTGAGCGACGAGCAGGACCTGCGCCTGGGCATTCGCGATACATCCGCCCTGTACGGCGAGATAATGCCGTCACGGCTGGAGTACGCGAATAACAAAGGACACGTCCAATGGCCCCTGAGCCATGTGCAGAGCCAGGCCTACAATCTGGAATACCGCCTCGAACCCAGCGACAACCCCTGGCTGGACCTTCACGCGAACCTCTGGATGACCCGCACCCACAGCGACACCTACACCCGTGGAGGCTTTCCCAATGCGGCAACGGAGAGTGATCCCATCCTCTGGGACTCGGCGATAGCCAATGCCAGCAATGATCGTTATGGGCTGACCCTGAGTAACCGCCTGCTGCTGCTCGATACCCTCGACCTCACTTTGGGCGGCAGCTTCCAGCACGAAAAAATGGACTCCAATGACCGTGCAAACGATGCAACGGGCAATGCCTTCGCATTGCCCCATGCTGGAACGCGTGAAGAATACGAACTTAATTACAACTTCAACTGGCGCCCTATCGCACCTCTGACGATCGAAATTGGCGGGCGTTATTCATCCTATTGGGCCTTTGACGATTATTTGCACCAGCAGCAGAAAATGGGCAACCAGCTGACAAAATCACTGTTTGTTGGGCGGCGTGTCTCTTATGCGACTCGGGAAACAAGGTCGTTATCTGAACAAGAGTGGCAAGGAAAGCTTGACTCAGCAATTGGGAGTGTCAGTTGGTTCTGGGATATGCTCGGGTTTACCGACGAGCAGAAACAGACTGCCATAGATGAAATAAAAAGCTCCCTGCCAAGATCGGAAACAGTGGATGTTCAACATAACCAAATCTGGTACCACGATGGCACTGGGCGCTACGACCGCGCAGGCAACCCTTGCATCAATGGTTCACTCGATGGTTTAGAACTTATCATAGATAGCCAGCAGCAAACATGCGTGGTAGGCGGACTTGTGGGTGAAACTCAAGTGCCTGCGAATGCTCACAAGCAGAAAGGCTACGGCTGGGTACCGTCCTACAGCCTAACGTTCGAGCTATCTCAGCATAGCCGAGTATATTTCAGGCATAGTCAAGCCTTACGATACCCCAGCATGTTCGAGAGCACTTACGGATTCTCCACCAACATAGATCCCCATATAAAACACCTAAAACCAGAACACACTTACGATTACGAAATTTCCTACATAAGCGACATAAGCTATCGATTAAAAAACAACAAAAAGCTCGATATAAAAATCGGATACTATCATCACAAAACAAAGAACATGATAGAGCGCGACACCAACTTAAACCTGAACAACATGGACAGACACGAAATCCAAGGTATTGAACTAGAGAGCCGATACGATAGCGACACACTATTCACAGAACTCGGCATCACAAAAACAATAAAAAATAAATCTTGTGACGAGAGCTTTGCCATATTAGCCGACCCTACAAGCGGATCGGTACCAGATTGCGTAGACAACGGATTTCCTCGAGGGTACTTAATCACTCAGTCCGTCCCCAAATACTCTGCAACCTGGCTAATAGGAAAGAGATTCCTGGAAAACAGGCTTGAGCTAGGAGTAAAAACGACCTACTACCACAAACAAAACTACAATAATTACCACAAAACATCAGAGCTCGCGTCCGCGCAAGGCAATGCCTTTTCTAACATCCCATTCCAATGGAGAAGCACCACAATATACGATACCTACATAGACTACAAAATATCCGAAAGCATAAGACTAGAGTTAGCAGCCAACAACTTGCTAAACACCTACTACATAGACCCTTTAAGTCGATCACTCGTAGCGGCCCCGGGGAGATCAGTACGAATCGGAACAGCAATAGAATTCTAA
- a CDS encoding Slam-dependent surface lipoprotein: MKSYKSTFGIIALLTMPNIGNAATIGGESYNNNMEVGSTTVVAGPHTGTGPGVGVSTIALSLADKVSFTSLQTLGSTTTLSSGPISKLTTLTPAGSPHPIGYFNFAQVSGQDVFFGEWTSNNNVATGNHTVYYIGRDGDTSLTKTGTVKYDMRAISNYQSQGLMIGEFTADFTTKKMTGNLYTPTFSYAINIGTANINTDGSITSGTSGATKAFAYVSGYMVAYDGVVNGRFFNNQESLAGFIKFPTTLRQYDTAFGGVVK; encoded by the coding sequence ATGAAATCATACAAGTCCACATTTGGAATTATTGCATTACTTACCATGCCAAACATTGGCAATGCCGCGACTATCGGGGGAGAGAGTTACAATAACAATATGGAAGTTGGCTCAACCACTGTCGTAGCAGGACCACACACAGGCACTGGTCCAGGGGTAGGTGTCAGTACAATAGCGTTAAGCCTGGCAGACAAAGTCAGCTTCACCAGCCTTCAGACTCTAGGCAGCACAACAACACTGTCTTCAGGCCCTATCTCTAAACTCACGACCCTTACACCGGCAGGCTCCCCACACCCAATCGGATACTTCAACTTCGCCCAAGTTTCCGGCCAGGACGTCTTTTTCGGCGAATGGACCAGTAACAACAATGTCGCCACTGGAAATCATACCGTCTACTACATAGGCCGCGATGGCGACACATCGCTGACCAAGACCGGCACGGTCAAATACGATATGCGCGCTATCAGCAACTATCAGTCCCAGGGACTGATGATTGGTGAGTTCACCGCGGACTTCACCACCAAGAAGATGACCGGCAACCTGTATACACCGACCTTCAGCTACGCCATCAATATCGGTACCGCCAATATCAACACCGATGGCAGCATCACCAGTGGAACCAGCGGGGCAACCAAGGCATTCGCCTATGTGTCCGGCTATATGGTGGCGTATGACGGTGTCGTCAATGGACGCTTCTTCAACAACCAGGAAAGTCTGGCCGGGTTCATCAAGTTCCCGACGACCCTGCGCCAGTACGACACCGCCTTCGGCGGCGTGGTCAAGTGA
- the dtd gene encoding D-aminoacyl-tRNA deacylase has translation MKGLIQRVRQARVEVDGEVVGAIDQGLLVLVGVEREDDPARADKLLHKLLNYRVFSDDQGRMNLSLKDIGGGLLLVSQFTLAADTRSGLRPSFSSAAPPALGEALYDYLVAQARSQHAAVACGRFGANMQVHLVNDGPVTFLLES, from the coding sequence ATGAAAGGGCTGATACAGCGTGTGCGGCAGGCGCGGGTCGAGGTCGATGGCGAGGTTGTCGGCGCCATCGATCAGGGGCTGCTGGTGTTGGTGGGCGTCGAGCGTGAAGACGACCCGGCCAGGGCCGACAAGCTGCTGCACAAGCTGCTCAATTACCGGGTGTTCAGTGACGATCAGGGGCGCATGAACCTGTCGTTGAAGGACATTGGCGGAGGCTTGCTGCTGGTGTCGCAATTCACCCTGGCAGCCGACACCCGCAGCGGCCTGCGCCCGAGCTTTTCGAGCGCGGCCCCGCCAGCGCTGGGTGAGGCGCTCTATGACTACCTTGTCGCACAGGCCCGCAGTCAGCATGCGGCGGTTGCCTGCGGACGGTTTGGTGCGAACATGCAGGTGCACCTGGTCAACGACGGCCCGGTGACCTTCCTGCTGGAAAGCTAG
- a CDS encoding 16S rRNA (uracil(1498)-N(3))-methyltransferase — protein sequence MNLLLLEDSDFIAADRALVRGRRLVHLHEVHQAQSGDSLRVGRIDGLMGQARLLRLDTEEAELQLQLDQPPPDKLPITLLLALPRPKMLKRILQTVASMGVPRLVLLNSYRVEKSFWQTPFLNPEEVREQLILGLEQARDTRLPDVIIEKRFKPFVEDRLPQLAADSLGLVAHPGDYRACPRALEQPVTLAIGPEGGWIPYEVDKLAEAGLTPVQLGERILRVETAVTALLARLF from the coding sequence ACTTCATCGCTGCCGACCGCGCCCTCGTACGTGGCCGGCGCCTGGTGCATCTGCATGAGGTGCATCAGGCACAGAGCGGCGACAGCCTGCGCGTCGGCCGTATCGATGGCCTGATGGGCCAGGCACGGCTGCTGCGCCTGGATACCGAGGAAGCGGAACTCCAGCTACAGCTCGACCAGCCGCCTCCGGACAAACTGCCGATCACCCTGCTGCTGGCACTACCCAGGCCAAAGATGCTCAAACGTATCCTGCAGACGGTGGCCAGCATGGGTGTGCCCAGGCTGGTGCTGCTCAACAGCTATCGGGTGGAAAAGAGCTTCTGGCAGACCCCGTTCCTGAACCCCGAGGAAGTCCGCGAGCAACTGATCCTCGGACTGGAACAGGCGCGCGACACACGGCTGCCAGACGTCATCATCGAGAAACGCTTCAAGCCCTTCGTCGAGGATCGCCTGCCGCAACTGGCCGCCGACAGCCTCGGCCTGGTCGCCCACCCTGGCGACTACCGCGCCTGTCCACGCGCCCTGGAACAACCCGTGACCCTGGCCATCGGCCCGGAAGGCGGCTGGATTCCCTATGAAGTGGACAAGCTGGCCGAAGCGGGCCTGACACCGGTGCAACTGGGCGAGCGCATCCTGCGGGTGGAAACCGCCGTCACGGCACTGCTGGCACGGCTGTTCTAG
- a CDS encoding ABC transporter substrate-binding protein, with the protein MKSYKKILLGAAASLLIASQSFAAEKLRIGTEGAYPPFNLIDASGKAVGFDLDIAHALCEKLKAECEVVISDWDGIIPALNAGKFDLLAASMSDTEERRQAVAFTDHYYTNKLQFVAPKSVDFKTDKGYLKGKVIGAQRSTIAGTWLEDNLDGVVDIKLYDTQENAYLDLATGRVDGILADTFVQWEWLKSDTAKDFELKGKPVFEDDKIAIAVRKNNDALRERLNKALAEIIADGTYKKINDKYFPFDIY; encoded by the coding sequence ATGAAAAGCTATAAGAAGATCCTGCTCGGCGCCGCCGCTTCCCTGCTCATCGCCAGCCAGTCCTTTGCCGCCGAGAAGCTGCGCATCGGCACCGAAGGCGCCTACCCGCCCTTCAACCTGATCGACGCCAGCGGCAAGGCCGTCGGCTTCGACCTGGACATCGCCCACGCGCTCTGCGAAAAGCTCAAAGCCGAGTGCGAAGTGGTCATCTCCGACTGGGACGGCATCATCCCGGCCCTCAACGCCGGCAAGTTCGATTTACTCGCCGCCTCCATGTCGGACACCGAGGAGCGTCGCCAGGCCGTCGCCTTCACCGACCACTACTACACCAACAAGCTGCAGTTCGTCGCACCGAAGTCGGTGGATTTCAAGACCGACAAGGGCTACCTGAAAGGCAAGGTGATCGGCGCCCAGCGCTCCACCATCGCCGGCACCTGGCTGGAAGACAACCTCGACGGCGTGGTCGACATCAAGCTCTACGACACTCAGGAAAACGCCTACCTTGACCTGGCCACCGGTCGTGTCGACGGCATCCTGGCCGACACCTTCGTGCAGTGGGAATGGCTCAAGAGCGACACCGCCAAGGACTTCGAACTCAAGGGCAAGCCGGTCTTCGAAGACGACAAGATCGCCATCGCCGTGCGCAAGAACAACGACGCCCTGCGCGAGCGCCTGAACAAGGCCCTGGCCGAGATCATCGCCGACGGCACCTACAAGAAAATCAACGACAAGTACTTCCCGTTCGACATCTACTGA
- a CDS encoding LysR substrate-binding domain-containing protein translates to MPPSSLPPLYALRAFESAARHGSFTLAAHQLCLTQSAISRHVKTLERHFDCPLFIRHGTRLELTLAGRNLAQELERGFSLIEAACAATVQQRGSLRLKAPSTLSMRWLLPLLGRFHAEHPDKRVQLASVWMDEDHVDFRSEPFDCALLLSDGAFPPGWQAQALFREWLVPVCTPAVRGTGEWSLDRLLASDLIHSSRDRRDWIRWLRRQGITDTSRCHAGPLFDTLELGINAAAQGHGISIGDLGLVTRELDSGQLVMPVANAVSTGDSYYFVWPEQQSQHPVLQALGKYLLEHLPTPPLSPPLFLE, encoded by the coding sequence ATGCCGCCGTCCAGCCTGCCACCCCTCTATGCACTGCGTGCCTTCGAGTCCGCCGCCCGGCATGGCTCCTTCACCCTGGCAGCCCATCAGTTGTGCCTGACCCAGAGCGCCATCAGCCGTCATGTGAAAACCCTGGAGCGGCACTTCGACTGCCCGCTCTTCATTCGGCACGGCACGCGACTGGAACTCACACTGGCCGGACGCAACCTGGCGCAGGAGCTGGAGCGGGGTTTCAGCCTGATCGAAGCGGCCTGCGCCGCGACCGTACAGCAGCGCGGCAGCCTGCGCCTGAAGGCGCCATCGACCCTGAGCATGCGCTGGCTACTGCCCCTCCTCGGCCGATTCCATGCCGAACACCCGGACAAGCGGGTGCAACTGGCCAGCGTCTGGATGGACGAGGACCATGTCGATTTTCGTAGCGAACCGTTCGACTGTGCCCTGCTCCTGAGCGATGGAGCCTTTCCACCAGGCTGGCAGGCACAGGCGCTGTTCAGGGAGTGGCTGGTGCCCGTCTGCACCCCGGCCGTGCGCGGGACGGGCGAATGGAGCCTGGACCGGCTGCTGGCCAGCGACCTGATCCACAGCTCCCGCGACCGTCGCGACTGGATTCGCTGGCTGCGCCGCCAGGGCATCACCGACACCAGCCGCTGCCATGCCGGACCGCTGTTCGACACCCTGGAGCTGGGCATCAACGCCGCCGCCCAGGGGCATGGCATTTCCATCGGCGACCTGGGCCTGGTCACCCGAGAGCTGGACAGTGGCCAACTGGTGATGCCCGTTGCCAATGCCGTCAGCACCGGCGACAGCTATTACTTCGTCTGGCCCGAGCAACAGAGCCAGCACCCGGTCCTGCAAGCACTCGGAAAATACCTGCTGGAACACCTGCCAACACCACCGCTCTCGCCACCCCTATTTCTCGAATAA
- a CDS encoding LysE family translocator, which yields MLYLAFAASVALLIASPGPVAMLVMHDARHGWPLRTIAGGVVAALLLMTLALLAVHLALDIEATLLEWGQVCGGLYLLWLGWQSSASEPSRTHDSESSVGGRFRRALAVGLSNPKDILFFLAFLPGFVRPDTPLLPQALLLMTIWALLDIAIMSAYGTFAHRWLRSSRGLALLPRYCLAGMGLVSLFMGASALWTGAGVR from the coding sequence ATGCTGTATCTGGCCTTTGCTGCTTCCGTGGCGCTGCTGATCGCCTCTCCAGGGCCGGTGGCCATGCTGGTCATGCATGATGCCCGCCATGGCTGGCCACTGCGCACCATCGCCGGTGGGGTTGTCGCCGCACTGCTGCTGATGACGCTGGCCCTGTTGGCCGTGCACCTGGCACTGGATATCGAGGCAACGTTGCTGGAGTGGGGGCAGGTGTGCGGTGGGCTGTACCTGTTGTGGCTGGGATGGCAGAGCAGCGCTTCCGAGCCCTCGCGTACGCATGATTCGGAGTCATCGGTTGGTGGTCGTTTCCGCCGAGCCTTGGCGGTGGGTTTGTCGAACCCGAAGGACATTCTGTTCTTCCTGGCATTCCTGCCGGGCTTCGTTCGGCCAGACACACCACTGCTGCCACAAGCCTTGTTGCTGATGACGATCTGGGCGCTGCTCGATATCGCCATCATGTCCGCCTATGGCACGTTCGCGCACCGCTGGTTGCGCTCATCGCGCGGGTTGGCGCTGCTGCCGCGTTACTGCCTGGCAGGCATGGGGCTGGTGTCGTTGTTCATGGGGGCCAGCGCTCTCTGGACTGGCGCGGGTGTACGGTAG
- a CDS encoding ABC transporter ATP-binding protein yields the protein MAEAIPALEIRNLHKRYGDLEVLKGVSLTARDGDVISILGSSGSGKSTFLRCINLLENPHEGEILLAGEALKLKREKNGELVAADAAQINRMRSKLGFVFQNFNLWPHMSVLDNIIEAPRRVLGQSKAEAIEAAEALLAKVGIADKRHAYPNQLSGGQQQRAAIARTLAMQPKVILFDEPTSALDPEMVQEVLAVIRSLAEEGRTMLLVTHELNFAKQVSSEVVFLHQGLVEEQGTPAQIFDNPRSVRCQQFMSSHR from the coding sequence ATGGCCGAGGCCATACCCGCTCTGGAAATCCGCAACCTGCACAAGCGCTACGGCGACCTCGAAGTGCTCAAGGGCGTCTCCCTGACCGCGCGCGATGGTGACGTGATCTCCATCCTCGGCTCGTCCGGCTCGGGCAAGTCCACCTTCCTGCGCTGCATCAACCTGCTGGAAAATCCCCACGAAGGCGAAATTCTCCTGGCCGGCGAAGCACTCAAGCTCAAGCGCGAGAAAAACGGCGAACTGGTTGCAGCCGACGCCGCACAGATCAACCGCATGCGCAGCAAGCTCGGTTTCGTCTTCCAGAATTTCAACCTCTGGCCGCACATGAGCGTGCTCGACAACATCATCGAAGCGCCGCGCCGCGTACTGGGCCAGAGCAAGGCCGAAGCCATCGAGGCCGCCGAGGCACTGCTGGCCAAGGTCGGTATCGCCGACAAGCGCCACGCCTACCCCAACCAGTTATCCGGTGGCCAGCAACAGCGCGCCGCCATCGCCCGCACCCTGGCCATGCAGCCCAAGGTCATCCTGTTCGACGAGCCGACCTCCGCCCTCGATCCGGAAATGGTACAAGAAGTGCTTGCTGTGATTCGCTCGCTTGCCGAAGAAGGCCGCACCATGCTGCTGGTGACCCACGAACTGAACTTCGCCAAACAGGTGTCCAGTGAAGTGGTCTTCCTCCATCAGGGGCTGGTCGAGGAACAGGGCACACCCGCCCAGATTTTCGACAATCCCCGTTCGGTACGCTGCCAACAATTCATGTCCAGCCATCGCTAA